The following coding sequences lie in one Saccopteryx bilineata isolate mSacBil1 chromosome X, mSacBil1_pri_phased_curated, whole genome shotgun sequence genomic window:
- the LOC136316796 gene encoding protein ARMCX6-like, with protein sequence MGRAREVGWMAAGLMIGAGACYCVYKLTIGRDDSDKLDEEEEEWEDDQELDEEEPEMWFDFTAMARPWNEDEDWMKPGTPGGTQNRPSGGGKANRTHQLRQRPFPYEHKNKWSAESFAIFSYALGLPQGPFIQEKRLAQPEDAGFSLSHNINSHLASLSIVGNTIPISDPTVKGALCAPDNVHASVANRGQIKMYPNQMCQETVSHCCNSFLQQAGLNLLISMTVINNMLAKSVSDLRFPLISEGSGCAEVQVLKPLMGFSEKPVLAGELLLSFTSLFINNGNEQVLLDTPAS encoded by the coding sequence ATGGGCCGTGCTCGGGAAGTAGGTTGGATGGCAGCAGGACTGATGATTGGGGCTGGTGCCTGCTACTGTGTTTACAAACTAACCATAGGAAGAGATGACAGTGATAAGTTGGACGAGGAAGAAGAGGAATGGGAAGATGACCAAGAGCTGGATGAGGAGGAGCCTGAGATGTGGTTTGATTTCACAGCTATGGCTCGGCCCTGGAATGAGGATGAGGACTGGATGAAACCTGGGACACCTGGTGGAACCCAGAACAGGCCCTCAGGTGGGGGCAAGGCCAATCGAACCCACCAATTAAGACAGCGTCCATTTCCCTATGAACATAAAAATAAGTGGAGTGCCGAAAGCTTTGCAATTTTCAGTTATGCACTTGGCCTCCCCCAGGGTCCTTTCATTCAGGAAAAAAGGTTGGCTCAGCCCGAGGATGCTGGTTTTTCACTTAGCCACAATATCAATAGTCATTTGGCCAGCCTCTCCATTGTTGGAAACACAATCCCCATTTCTGACCCCACTGTTAAGGGAGCTTTATGTGCCCCGGATAACGTGCATGCCAGTGTGGCAAATCGGGGCCAGATTAAGATGTACCCCAATCAAATGTGTCAGGAAACTGTGTCACATTGCTGCAACTCATTTCTGCAGCAGGCCGGATTAAATTTGTTAATAAGCATGACAGTTATTAATAACATGCTTGCCAAGTCCGTTTCAGACCTGAGGTTTCCTTTGATATCAGAGGGAAGTGGATGTGCAGAGGTTCAGGTTTTGAAACCATTGATGGGTTTCTCTGAAAAGCCAGTCTTGGCAGGGGAACTGCTGCTCTCATTCACGTCCCTCTTTATCAACAACGGAAATGAACAGGTTCTCCTGGACACCCCTGCATCTTAA
- the LOC136317672 gene encoding protein ARMCX6-like, which produces MQMLESGSERRQHNTKGPFIQEKRLAQPEDAGFSLSHNINSHLASLSIVGNTIPISDPTVKGALCAPDNVHASVANRGQIKMYPNQMSQETVSHCCNSFLQQAGLNLLISMTVINNMLAKSVSDLRFPLISEGSGCAEVQVLKPLMGFSEKPVLAGELLLSFTSLFINNGNEQVLLDTPAS; this is translated from the exons ATGCAGATGCTGGAATCTGGAAGTGAGCG GAGGCAACACAACACAAAA GGTCCTTTCATTCAGGAAAAAAGGTTGGCTCAGCCCGAGGATGCTGGTTTTTCACTTAGCCACAATATCAATAGTCATTTGGCCAGCCTCTCCATTGTTGGAAACACAATCCCCATTTCTGACCCCACTGTTAAGGGAGCTTTATGTGCCCCGGATAACGTGCATGCCAGTGTGGCAAATCGGGGCCAGATTAAGATGTACCCCAATCAAATGAGTCAGGAAACTGTGTCACATTGCTGCAACTCATTTCTGCAGCAGGCCGGATTAAATTTGTTAATAAGCATGACAGTTATTAATAACATGCTTGCCAAGTCCGTTTCAGACCTGAGGTTTCCTTTGATATCAGAGGGAAGTGGATGTGCAGAGGTTCAGGTTTTGAAACCATTGATGGGTTTCTCTGAAAAGCCAGTCTTGGCAGGGGAACTGCTGCTCTCATTCACGTCCCTCTTTATCAACAACGGAAATGAACAGGTTCTCCTGGACACCCCTGCATCTTAA